A DNA window from Palaemon carinicauda isolate YSFRI2023 chromosome 39, ASM3689809v2, whole genome shotgun sequence contains the following coding sequences:
- the LOC137630878 gene encoding uncharacterized protein: MAKLRMCGIWVTSRMVYATLVTSILCLLGSLSLFFLFTTSTCFDDYDWHDYSCSRYTTNLFITGSFLLLTGATILVGGVVMSFKLRNSTKEELASGSMNFSVHTSHPYEKMPQEKPPSFYS, from the exons ATGGCAAAACTAAGG ATGTGTGGAATCTGGGTGACTTCCAGAATGGTCTATGCTACGCTTGTCACATCAATCTTGTGTTTATTAGGTTCCCTGTCTCTGTTCTTCCTCTTTACCACATCGACGTGTTTCGATGACTACGATTGGCACGACTACAGCTGTAGCAGATACACGACGAACCTCTTTATAACAGGATCGTTTTTGCTGCTGACTGGAG CAACGATCTTGGTCGGCGGAGTGGTGATGTCCTTCAAACTTAGGAACAGCACGAAGGAGGAACTGGCCTCCGGGTCTATGAATTTCAGCGTCCACACGTCTCATCCTTATGAGAAGATGCCCCAAGAAAAACCACCTTCTTTTTATTCgtga